GAAAGCCCTTTACGTGGATTTAACCGGGGTTGAAAGTCCTCAGGTAGGAGAAGAGGTCATCCTTCTTGGTGGAAAAAATCGAGAGGTTCCTGCAGAGGAGTTGGCAGCCCTTGCCGGGACTATCTGTTATGAGCTTTTCTGTAGTATAGGAAGGTCTATCCCCAGGGAATACAGGCAAGATTAGGTTATGTTTAACATAGGTTTTTCAGAATTGGTGGTCCTTTTTCTGGTTGCCCTAATAGTTCTTGGTCCTGAGAGGCTACCTGAACTGGGTAAATTTTTGGCTAAACTTTCTATAGAGCTTAGAAAAAGTATAGAAGAGATTAAAAGAGAACTTGAGGTTGATGAGGTTGGGAAGGAGTTGACTGAGGCTAAAAAGGAGATAGAACATCTAAAAGAAGAGGCAACCTCGGTGATAGACGTTCCTATAAAAGAAATTTCTCAAGACCCTTTTAAAGTCCTTGATAAAAAAGATGAGCAAGATAAACCTTCCTAAAATCTTAGCGGTAGATGTTTTAGGTAAGATAAGAAGAGAGATAATCCTTTATAGCCTGATCTTTTTAGGGTTGTGGTTAGGTTTTTTTTTAGCCTTACCTTATCTGTTCCCTTATCTGCTTTTTCCTTACTTTAAGGTCATAAAAGGTCAGCCTTTAGTTTTTACTTCCTTAGAAGAGGCCCTTTTTGTTTTATTGCGTGCCTCTTTTTATCTGGCTCTTATCGTAATTTTACCTTTTTTCCTTTTAAAGGTTTGGAAGGTGATTTCTTCAGAGTTTTACGAGCCTGAGAAGGTTTTTTTTAGAAAGGTTTTTTTTCTTTCTTTAGGACTGGCTTTGATTGGGATTTGTGTAGGATATTTGGTTTTTGTCCCCTTTCTTATAAAGATTTTTCTGTTTTTTGGAAGCAACTTCGAAGCCAATCTTAAGATTAACTATTTTTTATTTTTTATCTTAAGGGTTCTTCTTTTTTCGATAGTTTTTTTCCAACTTCCTTTGCTTTTTGCCTTGTTTATTAAAGAGGAAATCATTACCAAAGAGTTCTACCAAAAACGGAGAGTTTATTTTCTTGGCTTTTTTTATGGGATCTCTTTGTTGATTGCACCTACGGATTTTTTTTCTCAGGTCTTGTTAACCTTGATTTTTTTCTTATTTTTTAAACTATCCTTTGTTTTAGCTAAGATTTTTTAACAGGAGTCAACTATCAGTAAATAGGTTTTAAGCATGAGATACCTCACAAATAGAAACATAATTTTTAGAATAAAAACTCAAACTCGGATTAAAATAAGCCCCATTTTTGCAAATGCCATAAATCACCCTGATAAGCTTGTTTATTACTGCTACCATCGCCTTTTTATAGCTCTTAAATTCCTTCTTTTTGCGCAAAAAATATTCTCTGAAATAAGGTTCCCAGGTTACTACTCCTACTGCCATCTGAAAAAGGATGTTTCTAAGCCAAGGACTTCCTTGCTTGGATATGTGTTTATTCACCCTAAACTTGCCAGACTGTTTTATTACTGGGTCTGTGCCAGCATATTTTATGAGTTTCTTTGCACTGGAAAATCTAAGAACATCTTTTACTTCAGCGAGAAAATGGGCTGCAAGTTTTGGAGAAATTCCCCTGATAGAGGAGATGAGCTTTATTTGTTGGTTTTGGTCGTGATCTATTTCCTCAAGGAGCATATTTTCGAGTTTTTGAATTCTTGGTTCAAGGAAGAGACACTTTTCGATGTAGAAGATGAGGGTTTGAGAAAGGCAGTGGTTGTGGATACCGATGGAGTTTTTAGCAAGGTTTATGATGTCTTGAGGGGAGAAGGAAGGAGTTCTACCTTTGGGGGAGGCGTTGATGATATTGGAGAGGTCTTTGGGGGAGGCTTTTTTGAGATAGTGGGCTCCTGGGAAGTTAAGGAGGATGTTAAGGAAGGAGAGGGTAAAGATGTTGAAATGTTTTTCAGCTTCGGGAAAGAGCACAGAGAGGGCGTATTTGATTTGTGTTTTGGCAAAAGATCATTCTTTTTTGAGTTTTTGGATGAGACGAGAGAGGTTTCTCAGGTGATGGTCAGGTGGGAGAGGGTTAAGGAATTGTGGATTAGATTGAGCGAAGAGTGCAAGGATTTTAGCGTCTTTGGTATCAGACTTAGAGGGGTTATTTGCGGAGATGAATTGAGAGAAGCGATGAAGGATTTTGGGGTTGATGATGAAGGCTTGGATGTCATTAGCGAGAAGGAAGTGATAGAGGGGGAGGAAGAATCTGCCGGTAGATTCCATGGCTACGATGGGGTTGGTGAGTTGGTTAAGGAGGGAGAGAAACTGAGAGAAGCCTTCTTGGGACATAGGGAAGGTTTGGGACAGGATGAAGTTTTCATCTTTGAGGACAGCGATGTTAAAGGTATCTTTGGAGATGTCAACACCGACGAAGGTGTTCATGGGAGCACCTCCTTGTGTGGGGTGTTTTTAGTTGATGTCCCTCGCTCCATCCTCCCATGTGGCAGAGGCTTAGGAAGCCTAACCAACTTATTGGGAGTTGAGGAAAAGATTGACAGACTCCTCTCGAGGCTTTTAAGCCTAAGAGTTATGGAGTCCTTGTCCCTCTTTATTTTGTTAGTTTTCATATTATTAGTATACAACTCAACATATATTAAGCAAAAACTAACATAAAAATTGCAGGAGGTTTTTTTATGGGAAGAAAAAAGAAAAAAGAAGCAGTAGATTTAGAGCAATACAAGTTAGAAGGGGAGGAATTGCGGGAAGAAAATTTAGAAGGTTATAAGTATGCAATGATTATAGGAGACGGTATGGGAGACTTTCCGGTTAAAGAACTCGACTGGAAAACTCCTCTTGAGGTAGCTATCACCCCTGGTATGGATTTTATAGCCTCTTACGGTATGATAGGACATTGCCAGACCGTTCCTCCAGGAATGCATCCAGGTTCAGACGTAGCCATTATGGGACTTTTAGGCTATCCTCCAGAAGAAAAATATACTGGAAGAGGGCCTATCGAAGCTGCAAGCCGTGGAATTGTCCTAAAACCTGAAGATGTAGCCTATAGATGTAATCTGGTAACCCTTAAGCTTGAAGGGGAAGAACTTATCATGGAAGACTATTCTGCAGGACATATTTCTACAGAAGAGGCTATAGAGTTGATCGAGGCCATCAACCGGAATATCTCTAACGAAAAGATAGAAATTATACCTGGGGTCAGCTACCGACATATTTTGATCTGGAGAGGAGGTTCTGGAGGATTACATACTTACCCTCCTCATGACCTTTTAGGTAAAAACGTATGGTTTGCCTTTACTTCCTACGATGAGGAACCCTTTTTAAAGGATTATATCCTAAAAGCTATAGAGATTTTAGAAAAACACCCTGTCAATCAGAGAAGGAAGATGGAAAATCTTCTTCCTGCTAATGCTATCTGGCCTTGGGGACAGGGTAGGACTCCTAACTTAGAACCTTTTGAGGAAAAATGGCATTTGAAAGGTGCGGTTATTTCAGCCGTAGACTTGATAAAAGGGTTAGCTGTACTTTCTGGGATGTCGGTTATAAACGTACCAGGAGCAACCGGATATTTAGATACTAACTATGAAGGTAAGGTAGATTATGCAGTCGAAGCGTTAAAGGAATATGACTTTGTGGTGATCCATGTAGAGGCTCCTGATGAGGTTTCTCATGAAGGATCTCTTGAAAAAAAGATTAAAGCCATAAATGAGTTTGACCGAAGGGTTGTAAGATATTTTATGGAAAGAATTATAGAGATTACAGATAAATATAGAATTCTTGTTTGTTGTGACCATCTTACACCTATTTCTATCAGGACTCATTCATCAAAACCTGTGCCTTTTGCTATTTTTGATTCTGTAAGAGATAAAGAAAAGAAAAAGGACTTAAAGTTTAGTGAAAAAGAAGCCTATCGTTCACCTTATTACATAAAGTCTGGACCAGAACTTCTCGAGATCTTCCTCCAGAGAAAACCAAAAATAGAACATCAAAGAGAGGAATAAAAGAAATGGAGATAAAAAAAACCGATGTTTTAATCATAGGTACAGGTATTGCAGGTTTAAGTTTAGCTTTAAAATTAAAGGATTTAGGACATATTACTGTACTTGCTAAAAAGAGGGTTTTTGAAACAGCAACTTCTCTTGCTCAAGGTGGAATTGCCTGTGTTATGGGAGAAGATGATAGTTTTGAGTTGCATATTCAAGATACGATGATAGCAGGGGACGGAATATGTAAAAGAGAGACAGTAGAGTTGGTGGTTAAGTCTGCTCCTGACAGGATAAAAGATCTTATAACCTGGGGAGTTTCTTTTGACAGAGACCCTGAAAATCCTCAAAAATACCATCTAACCCTTGAAGGTGGTCATTCAAAAAGAAGGATCCTTCATGTAGGAGACTATACAGGAAGGGCTATAGAAAAGACCTTGCTTGAAAGAGTTTTTGAAGAAAACAATATAGAAATTTTAGAAAACCATTTTGTGGTGAAGATTCTTGTAGATAAAAAGAGAGTAACTTCAAGCCCTAAGGTTATAGGAGGGTTGGTACTTGACCTTAATCAATCCAAACCTTTGATAATACTGGCTAAGGTGATAGTACTTTGTACCGGAGGGGTGGGTAAAGTCTATCTTTACACCAGTAATCCTGATACTTCAACCGGTGATGGGATTGCGATGGCTTATTCCTTAGGATGTAGGGTTGCTAACATGGAGTTTATTCAGTTTCATCCCACCTGTCTTTATCATCCAAAAGCTAAAAATTTTCTAATTTCAGAGTCCTTAAGAGGAGAGGGGGCGGTTTTGCTTAACGCCGAAGGAAAAAGATTTATGCATAAATACGACCCGGTAAGAAAAGAATTAGCCCCAAGAGATGTGGTGACCCGAGCGATAGACATGGAGTTAAAAAAGACCGGTGCTGAGTGTGTCTATCTTGACATTACCCATTTACCTTCGGACTACGTAAAAAAGAGGTTCCCACAGATCTATGAAACTTGTTTGAAATATGGGATAGATATTACCTCTCAACCTATCCCTGTAGTGCCTGCTGCTCATTATCTTTGTGGAGGGATTTATACCAATCTTTGGGGTCAGACTGACATCCCTAACCTTTTTGCCGTGGGGGAATGTGCCTATACAGGTCTTCATGGAGCAAACCGATTAGCCTCTAATTCTCTTTTAGAAGGCATCTGTTTTGCTCATCAAGCAAGTCTTAAAATCAGAGAACTTTGGCCTGAAATCAGGGAAACCTCCTTTACCTTACCTAAGATAAAAGACCCTATCATCAAAGAAATCAAGGAAGAAATGGTATTTGTTTCTCATAATTGGGATTTGATAAGAAAGGTAATGTGGGATTTTGTAGGGATAGTAAGAAGTTTGAAAATGTTGGAGTTTGCGAGAAAAAGGCTTGAGTTTATTCGAAGAGAAATAGAAGCCAACTGGGAAGGACTTTACTTAGACCTTGATGTAATGGAACTGAAAAATTTATGTATGGTGGCTGAGATTATCATAAAATCTGCTCAATCTCGTCTGGAATCTCGGGGGACTCACTATTTGATAGACTATCCTGAAAAAAGGGTAGAATATCTAAAGGAAACAATCCTCACAAAATATTAAATAAAAAATTAAATAAAAAGTTAAAAATTAACAAAAATTAGCTTTACAAAACAAAAATTTTTGATAAGATTAATAAAAATTGAGTGTGCAGGAGGTTAGGGTGAAGGTTATTTTTGACCCAGACATTCCAGAAGAGTTAAAAGAAGATATCATAAAGTCAATAGAAGAGGAAAACGTTGGAGAGATATGTAAAGTATGTGGGGGGGATACCCTTTATGTAGCCCTTTTAGAAGGGGTGTTAGATGTTAAATGTTACGAATGTGGCCATTCATATATAGAATTAGAACTGGCTGAGGAGTAGTTTAGAGAAATAAATTCAAGATGTTTTTAAAAGGTATAGCACCAGCTCTAATCAAAGAAAGTTGATTGTTCACCACAGAAACTACCGTAGATGGAGAAGTCGCTTCTAAATAGCCATAATCGACTATAAAGTCAAGATCTGGAAGTTGTTGTATAACTTCTTCGGGAGAAGAACAAGGAGGCTTTTCTGAAAGATTAGCACTGGTTCCGGTTATAGGTTTACCAAAGGCTTTGACAATGGCCTTTACTATTGGGGAAGAGGAAAGCCTTATCCCGATGGTTCCTGTCCCTGCGGTTAGATAATCAGAAAGGTTTTTTTTGGCTGGAAAAACTATGGTTAAAGGTCCTGGCCAGAATTTTTCTATAAGTCTTTCTGCAATCGGAGGAATTTCTTCTACTAAAAAGTAAAGTTGTTCTCTTTCTCCTATAAGAAGAAGGATTGGTTTGTGTTGAGGCCTATTTTTGAGTAAAAAAAGTTTTTCTAAGGACTTATCTGAAAAAGGGTCTGTAGCTAGACCATAAAAGGTTTCTGTAGGAATAGCACCTACAGCCTGTTTTTTTAAAAATTGGGCCGTCTGTTTAGCAATTTCTTCCAGATTAGAAAGGTCTTTTTTAAGTTTAAGAAGCTGAGGAGGCATCTTTTTCTTCTAAGGCTGGTTCGGAAGGTTCTTCCGGTAGATAAAACTTTTTAAAAAAGATCAGTCTTTTACAGTGGGGACATTCGTAGTATCTATTATCTCTTTGGATTTCATTATAGAGTTGCGGAGGTATGGCCATATGGCATCCTTCACATACATAGTTATCGACCGGGGCTATTCCTATTCCTCCTTTTCTTTCCCTTAAAAGCTCGTATTTTTTTAAGAGTCTGGCAGGTATTTTTTTACTTAAACTTATCCTTTGTTCTATAAGTTTGGCCTTTTCCTGATTTAGCTGGTTACAATAATCATCAAACTTTTGTTTTTCCTGGTTAAAAATTTCTTCTACCTTGGCAAATTCCTCTTCTAATTTTCTTTTTTCTTGTTCTAACTTCTCTATCTCTTCCATTAGTTTTAGAATTTCTTCTTCTTTTTGTTTGTTAGCCTTTTTGATTTCTTCTATCTCTCTTAATAGAAGCTGATATTCTCTGGTACCTCTTATCTGGACTAATCTTGCCTGGGTGCTTTTAAGCCTTTGGTATTCCTGTTTTAATTCCTCTTCAAAAAGGTTTTTTTGTTTGGTTTTTTCTTCTATCAGGTTTTTAAAATGTTCTATTTTGTTGAACAACTGATCTTTTTCTTTTTGTGCTTTTTGAAGACTTTGAGGTATTTCTTGTACGGCTTTTTCTATCTTAAGGATTTCTAAGTCTAAGTTTTGAAGCTCTATCAATCGCAGAATTTCCTCTTGCATTTATTCTCCTCCGTCAATAATATTTGATATGGACTAGGTTCTCTAAAAATTTCTATTTTGAGATTAAGGTTATAAGAAGTTATAAATTTAACCAGAGATGTTTTTAACCAGTCAAGTACCAAACCTTCTGCTATTCCATGGTCTATGACTATAAAATTAAACCCTTCTTCTAAAGAATCTTTTGCTACGTGGTATTTTACGTCTGAGGTTATCAGGGTGTTAATCCCTAAGTTCTTAAGCTCATCTTTTAAAAAAGCCCCTGAACCTCCACATACCCCAAAGGCTTTGATAGGGGTCTCTAAGTCTCCTACCACCATCACCCAACTTTTAAGAACTTTTCCTAATTTTTTAGCTAAGTCTTGCAGTTTAATAGATTTTTTTAAATATACAACCCTTCCTAATCCAAAAACTTTTTGATTTTTTTCTTGCAAAGAGATAAACCGTTCCCCTTTGAGATTTAAAGCCCTTAAGATTGCCTCTGAGACCCCTTCTTCTATCTTGTCTAATGGTGTGTGCCATGAGATAAGATTTATCTTTTCTTGGATTAACCGATAGATAAGATGGCCTTTAGGGTCTTCTTTTATTATTTGGGTTAGAGGTTTAAAAATAAACGGATGATGACTTATAATAAGATTAAGTCGGTTTTCCAAAGCATAATCTATGGCCTTAGAGGTAAGGTCTACAACCAAGAGAACCCCAGAAACTTCATCTTCAAAAGACCCTACCTGTAGACCATTATTATCTTGTGGTTCTGCTATGGTAAGTGGAGCAAGTTGATTTAAAAAGTTATAAAAGTCTTTTGTTTTAAAAGACATATAGATTATATGGATTTTTAAATGGGCCCGCCAGGACTCGAACCTGGGACCTTCCGGTTATGAGCCGGTGGCTCTAACCAGCTGAGCTACGGGCCCATTATATATTTAACAAAAATAATATAATTTATTTGTTTGTCAAGGTGGTTAAGGGTTTAATAAAATTAATCGTTTTCTTTAGAAGATTCTAATACTTCGTTTTGAGTGTTTTCTAAAAGATTCCTTCTCAGCAAAAACCTTGAAAGGAAAATTCCTAACTCAAAGAGTACATAAAGAGGAATGGACAAAAGGGCCATATTAAAGGCATCTGGAGTTGGGGTTATAACCGCAGAAAGCACAGCTATACCAAAAAAGATTTCCTTGCGATACTTGGTGATTTTATAGGGATTTAATATTTTGGTTAGAGACAAAAAGGTTAAAAAAAGAGGGAGCTCAAAGATTAGCCCAAAGGCAATCACAAAAAAAGAAAAAAAGTTAACAAAATGCCCTAAGGAAATGGAAGGCTCTATTTTTTCTGTGCGAAAGGAAAGCAAAAACCTTATTCCATAAGGTAGGGTAATAAAATAGGCAAACACCACCCCCAAATAAAAAAGACCCAATCCCAATAGATAGAACATCCAAAAAAACTTTTTTTTTAAATTGAAAATCAAGTTCAAAGCATTTAAAATAAGATAAAAAATAAACGGAAAAATGACTAAAACAGTTAAAACCAAGGAAAATTTTAAAAAGGAGGTAATAGGTTCTGACAGGCTATAGAAAACAAACTTTTGTTGGTAGGTATGTTGAAGAAAATTAAGTATATAAGGAGAGGCTAAAAAAAAACCTATGTAAAGAGAGATAAAGAAAAAAAGGATTAAGAAACTTTTTTTCTTCCAAAAGGTTAAGAGATATTTGAGAGATTGAGCTATCTTTTTGGTATACATTAAAGTAAGTTGGCTTTAACCCAGTTTACTGCATTTTTAAAGATTTCAAGCCCAGCTACTGTTAGGTTCTTTTCTCGAGTCCAACGAGGATGGTTGGTAAAATGGTTAAAGGCTTCTGGGTGAGGCATAAGTCCAAAAATACGTCCGGTAGGGTCTGTTAAACCAGCCACGGCTTCAACTGCCCCGTTAGGGTTGTAGGGATATTCTAAGGTGGGTTTTCGGGTTTCAGGGTGGATATATTGGAGGGCAATAAGTCCTTGAGATTTTATCTCTTCAAGCACTTTTTCGTCCTGAGGGATAAATTTACCTTCTCCATGCCTTACCGGAAGGTAAAGTTCGTCTAAACCTTCTAAAAAGATACATTTGGTTTGTGGGTTTACTTTCAGATAAACCCATCTGTCTTCAAACTTACCTGAGTCGTTATAGGTAAGGGTAACCTTTCTTTCTCCTAAGTATTTTCCTCCTGGTAAAAGCCCCATTTTCACCAACAGTTGAAATCCATTACATATTCCTAAGATAAGCCCTCCTTTTTTCAGAAAAATCATAAGTTTTTCCCAGAGATAAGTCCCGTCTTTTAGTTTTAAATGTTTAAACCTGTGGGCACAAGCCTGAGCACTCCCTAAGTGATCTCCGTCTAAGAAACCCCCAGGAAAACAGATGATTTGATAATCAAGAAGGTTCTTTTCTCCAGAAAAGATTTCAGATAGATGAACTATCTCAGGGTCTCCTCCCGCAAGTTTAAAAGCATAGGAAGTTTCTACTTCACAGTTTATACCATATCCCCATAGAACAAGAACTCTTGGTTTTTTCATAGCCTTTACAAATCTCCTGAGTTAAGTTATAGTGTTTTTAATTATATTTCAAGTTTTTTATTTTTCAAAAAGGGAAAATATGGCAAACTGGAAAACAGCTTTTTTTCTTTTATTATTAATAGTTTTGGGGGTGTTTTTGTGCCCTTTTTGGTCTTACGGAGCTTATTTGCATCTCAAAATGGATTTAGAGTTAAAACCCAATGCTATAGAAGGTAGCTTGCAAACAGTTTTACAGGAAAAAAAGATTCAAACCTTTGAGACAGAAGGGCTTCATTTCAAAGAAGCCATTTTAGATGGGAAACCTTTTTCTTCAGTACCTTTTAAAGAATCGGCTTTAACCTTTTTGGCTGAAAAGCCAAACAGCCCATTATTTTTATATTTCGAAAAATCTGTAAATTTTACCGTGGTTCCTTTTAATTTCATAGACCGGTTTATCCCCTTACCTAGGGAGCCCTTTACTTATGAAATTACTTTAAAGGTTCCAAAAAAACTAGGATATTTTGCGCTAATCCCCTCAGAGGATTACGAAGTAAAAGAAGAAGGGGGATTTTTGCTATATAAGTTTAAAAACCTAAAACCGATAAAATCTCCGGTTTTAATTCTTTCGAAAGAACCTTTTGTCTCTTCAGTTTTAACCTATAAAAATTTGAAAATTTCTCTGTATTCCTTAGATAACAACAAGGTTTTCTCTAAAGAAGAGGTTTCTTCTTGGTTTCAAAAAGTTAAGCCTGCTTTAGCAGCTTTAGATAAGAAATTTTCTGAGGTTTATCCATTTTCTAAGCTTTTTGTGTTCTTGATAAAGGATCAGGAACCTAAGTTAGATTATTCAAATACTCTTTTGGTTAATTCTTCAATTTTGGATGACCCTTGGGAGTTTAGCGCTTTAGTGAACGAAAAACGTTTGAAAGAAGGGGTTTTTTACCAAGAAGATCAAAGGGTTAAAGGACTTGCCTTGTTTTTTAAAGATGTTGCTCAGGGAAAAGTGGAATTGCGAAAAAAAATACTCAGCACCTCATCTTTAGAAAGCAAAAGTTTTTTTTACTTTTTAGAACTTAAGCAAAGATTAGGTGAGGAGGTTCTTTTAAGTAGACTAAAACATTTTTACGAAACCAAACTTTTTATCCCTCAATCTTTTGAAGACCTTTTAACTTATCTAAAGTCTTCTTTCCCGGAAGTTTTTGTTTCCTTTTCGGATTTTTCTGTGTTTAAAAAGCTCTATCTCAGAGGAGAGGTAGTATTTTTGCAACCTAAGGAAGGAGGCTACGAATTAACCTTAGCTTTAATCAAGTCTACATCTCCACATACTCTTACTCCAAACGAACGTGAGGTGGTGGTTAAATTTTCTGTGGTGTGTAAAAACGTGACTTATTCTTTTGTAAAAAATGTGACAAGTCCTTACCAAATCGTTCAGGTTTGGGTAAAAGAAAGACCTGAAGAGATATATTTAGACCCAGATTATACTGTATGGAGGGTTTTAGAAAAAAAAGAAGAGTATTTAGGGGTGGACAGGCTGTTAGAAAATCCAGGAGTTTTGGTTTATCCTGAAGAGGAGTTTTTACTTTATCAAAAAATAATAGAGGTTTTTAGGAAAAAGGGATATAAAATATTACCGGTTAAAGACCCTTCTCAAGTTGTTTTGGATGAGGCTAAAAACGTGGTTTATTTACATAGATTTCCT
Above is a genomic segment from Thermodesulfobacterium commune DSM 2178 containing:
- a CDS encoding phosphoribosylformylglycinamidine synthase subunit PurQ; translation: MKKPRVLVLWGYGINCEVETSYAFKLAGGDPEIVHLSEIFSGEKNLLDYQIICFPGGFLDGDHLGSAQACAHRFKHLKLKDGTYLWEKLMIFLKKGGLILGICNGFQLLVKMGLLPGGKYLGERKVTLTYNDSGKFEDRWVYLKVNPQTKCIFLEGLDELYLPVRHGEGKFIPQDEKVLEEIKSQGLIALQYIHPETRKPTLEYPYNPNGAVEAVAGLTDPTGRIFGLMPHPEAFNHFTNHPRWTREKNLTVAGLEIFKNAVNWVKANLL
- the nadB gene encoding L-aspartate oxidase; the protein is MEIKKTDVLIIGTGIAGLSLALKLKDLGHITVLAKKRVFETATSLAQGGIACVMGEDDSFELHIQDTMIAGDGICKRETVELVVKSAPDRIKDLITWGVSFDRDPENPQKYHLTLEGGHSKRRILHVGDYTGRAIEKTLLERVFEENNIEILENHFVVKILVDKKRVTSSPKVIGGLVLDLNQSKPLIILAKVIVLCTGGVGKVYLYTSNPDTSTGDGIAMAYSLGCRVANMEFIQFHPTCLYHPKAKNFLISESLRGEGAVLLNAEGKRFMHKYDPVRKELAPRDVVTRAIDMELKKTGAECVYLDITHLPSDYVKKRFPQIYETCLKYGIDITSQPIPVVPAAHYLCGGIYTNLWGQTDIPNLFAVGECAYTGLHGANRLASNSLLEGICFAHQASLKIRELWPEIRETSFTLPKIKDPIIKEIKEEMVFVSHNWDLIRKVMWDFVGIVRSLKMLEFARKRLEFIRREIEANWEGLYLDLDVMELKNLCMVAEIIIKSAQSRLESRGTHYLIDYPEKRVEYLKETILTKY
- a CDS encoding L-threonylcarbamoyladenylate synthase, with translation MPPQLLKLKKDLSNLEEIAKQTAQFLKKQAVGAIPTETFYGLATDPFSDKSLEKLFLLKNRPQHKPILLLIGEREQLYFLVEEIPPIAERLIEKFWPGPLTIVFPAKKNLSDYLTAGTGTIGIRLSSSPIVKAIVKAFGKPITGTSANLSEKPPCSSPEEVIQQLPDLDFIVDYGYLEATSPSTVVSVVNNQLSLIRAGAIPFKNILNLFL
- a CDS encoding cofactor-independent phosphoglycerate mutase; translated protein: MGRKKKKEAVDLEQYKLEGEELREENLEGYKYAMIIGDGMGDFPVKELDWKTPLEVAITPGMDFIASYGMIGHCQTVPPGMHPGSDVAIMGLLGYPPEEKYTGRGPIEAASRGIVLKPEDVAYRCNLVTLKLEGEELIMEDYSAGHISTEEAIELIEAINRNISNEKIEIIPGVSYRHILIWRGGSGGLHTYPPHDLLGKNVWFAFTSYDEEPFLKDYILKAIEILEKHPVNQRRKMENLLPANAIWPWGQGRTPNLEPFEEKWHLKGAVISAVDLIKGLAVLSGMSVINVPGATGYLDTNYEGKVDYAVEALKEYDFVVIHVEAPDEVSHEGSLEKKIKAINEFDRRVVRYFMERIIEITDKYRILVCCDHLTPISIRTHSSKPVPFAIFDSVRDKEKKKDLKFSEKEAYRSPYYIKSGPELLEIFLQRKPKIEHQREE
- the tatC gene encoding twin-arginine translocase subunit TatC; amino-acid sequence: MYTKKIAQSLKYLLTFWKKKSFLILFFFISLYIGFFLASPYILNFLQHTYQQKFVFYSLSEPITSFLKFSLVLTVLVIFPFIFYLILNALNLIFNLKKKFFWMFYLLGLGLFYLGVVFAYFITLPYGIRFLLSFRTEKIEPSISLGHFVNFFSFFVIAFGLIFELPLFLTFLSLTKILNPYKITKYRKEIFFGIAVLSAVITPTPDAFNMALLSIPLYVLFELGIFLSRFLLRRNLLENTQNEVLESSKEND
- a CDS encoding IS110 family transposase, with product MLLEEIDHDQNQQIKLISSIRGISPKLAAHFLAEVKDVLRFSSAKKLIKYAGTDPVIKQSGKFRVNKHISKQGSPWLRNILFQMAVGVVTWEPYFREYFLRKKKEFKSYKKAMVAVINKLIRVIYGICKNGAYFNPSLSFYSKNYVSICEVSHA
- a CDS encoding Nif3-like dinuclear metal center hexameric protein, giving the protein MSFKTKDFYNFLNQLAPLTIAEPQDNNGLQVGSFEDEVSGVLLVVDLTSKAIDYALENRLNLIISHHPFIFKPLTQIIKEDPKGHLIYRLIQEKINLISWHTPLDKIEEGVSEAILRALNLKGERFISLQEKNQKVFGLGRVVYLKKSIKLQDLAKKLGKVLKSWVMVVGDLETPIKAFGVCGGSGAFLKDELKNLGINTLITSDVKYHVAKDSLEEGFNFIVIDHGIAEGLVLDWLKTSLVKFITSYNLNLKIEIFREPSPYQILLTEENKCKRKFCD
- a CDS encoding ChaN family lipoprotein, producing the protein MANWKTAFFLLLLIVLGVFLCPFWSYGAYLHLKMDLELKPNAIEGSLQTVLQEKKIQTFETEGLHFKEAILDGKPFSSVPFKESALTFLAEKPNSPLFLYFEKSVNFTVVPFNFIDRFIPLPREPFTYEITLKVPKKLGYFALIPSEDYEVKEEGGFLLYKFKNLKPIKSPVLILSKEPFVSSVLTYKNLKISLYSLDNNKVFSKEEVSSWFQKVKPALAALDKKFSEVYPFSKLFVFLIKDQEPKLDYSNTLLVNSSILDDPWEFSALVNEKRLKEGVFYQEDQRVKGLALFFKDVAQGKVELRKKILSTSSLESKSFFYFLELKQRLGEEVLLSRLKHFYETKLFIPQSFEDLLTYLKSSFPEVFVSFSDFSVFKKLYLRGEVVFLQPKEGGYELTLALIKSTSPHTLTPNEREVVVKFSVVCKNVTYSFVKNVTSPYQIVQVWVKERPEEIYLDPDYTVWRVLEKKEEYLGVDRLLENPGVLVYPEEEFLLYQKIIEVFRKKGYKILPVKDPSQVVLDEAKNVVYLHRFPFPWMIKHIDQGVYFKLVPQPFEKDGMLGYFFSSSVKETELVVNLWHSLNSLTEGWIKSGKIFSKKTLDSQQGILVPVRLKPEGFYTKTSITTFELALQLSNTQLVLIGEERQNPASDFTQFYREFLENLHQLNDNLIITLDLPSSYQSLIDQFLENKVSAEYLKKELSKVEVGVNLENLIEVLRFAKIKKIKVLAIGVEESLFQKVLDKGIFSLSQEEISNLPEMDLMNPLLKTYLYEKYQQKKQPFPPFENFYQAHLLKKEALTEKLLQVLEEYPNFQTILITTKEEIITVSGITQGLQKKNFLNFKRIILDNQKRLSTEAGDYLFNGGESSPR
- a CDS encoding zinc ribbon domain-containing protein; this translates as MQEEILRLIELQNLDLEILKIEKAVQEIPQSLQKAQKEKDQLFNKIEHFKNLIEEKTKQKNLFEEELKQEYQRLKSTQARLVQIRGTREYQLLLREIEEIKKANKQKEEEILKLMEEIEKLEQEKRKLEEEFAKVEEIFNQEKQKFDDYCNQLNQEKAKLIEQRISLSKKIPARLLKKYELLRERKGGIGIAPVDNYVCEGCHMAIPPQLYNEIQRDNRYYECPHCKRLIFFKKFYLPEEPSEPALEEKDASSAS
- the tatB gene encoding Sec-independent protein translocase protein TatB; the encoded protein is MFNIGFSELVVLFLVALIVLGPERLPELGKFLAKLSIELRKSIEEIKRELEVDEVGKELTEAKKEIEHLKEEATSVIDVPIKEISQDPFKVLDKKDEQDKPS
- a CDS encoding twin-arginine translocase subunit TatC — encoded protein: MSKINLPKILAVDVLGKIRREIILYSLIFLGLWLGFFLALPYLFPYLLFPYFKVIKGQPLVFTSLEEALFVLLRASFYLALIVILPFFLLKVWKVISSEFYEPEKVFFRKVFFLSLGLALIGICVGYLVFVPFLIKIFLFFGSNFEANLKINYFLFFILRVLLFSIVFFQLPLLFALFIKEEIITKEFYQKRRVYFLGFFYGISLLIAPTDFFSQVLLTLIFFLFFKLSFVLAKIF